In the Nomascus leucogenys isolate Asia chromosome 5, Asia_NLE_v1, whole genome shotgun sequence genome, one interval contains:
- the LOC100586234 gene encoding calmodulin-like — protein MRSLRQHPTEAELQDMTYEVDADSNGRVGFPESVTMRARKMKDAGSEEEMREAFRVFDKDGNGYTSAPELRHAMRNLGEKLTDEEVDEMIREADIDGDSQVNYEEFAQAGHGGSRL, from the coding sequence ATGAGGTCTCTTAGGCAGCATCCCACAGAAGCGGAGTTACAGGACATGACTTACGAAGTAGATGCTGATAGTAATGGCAGAGTTGGCTTCCCTGAATCTGTGACAATGagagcaagaaaaatgaaagatgcaGGCAgtgaagaagaaatgagagaagcaTTCCGTGTGTTTGATAAGGATGGCAATGGTTATACTAGTGCCCCAGAACTTCGCCATGCGATGAGAAACCTTGGAGAGAAGTTAACAGATGAAGAGGTTGATGAAATGATCAGGGAAGCAGATATTGATGGTGACAGTCAAGTAAACTATGAGGAGTTtgcacaggctgggcatggtggctcacgcctgtaa